Proteins from one Mercurialis annua linkage group LG7, ddMerAnnu1.2, whole genome shotgun sequence genomic window:
- the LOC126655333 gene encoding uncharacterized protein LOC126655333 encodes MSRCFPFPPPGYEKKARVDDTDLLKKEKHKEKKHGKDKKDNEKREGKEKRDKDRSKDKHREKKDRKEKHKDKDRDKDKDKNHSSEEKKFEGQSGYYNGEKCGSVNLQNRETGDSVHVEELARRIRNEDRASGSQMFPKVVATDKRRVDVREMVVEGDQRKGLVLERDQRKGEVRGMLVERDQGKGEVRGMVVEREQEKGDVRGMVMERDQGKWEVRGMVVERSINNHFQEKEKASSKNLVAAERIVSNHSQEKDSLKNKTTLVVGRSFSNFEEHRKVNGQRNHVNATGLEKPFGQNSFGMDQERVEGIVKLVEKKDAEKQMEGKVKNGQKEYDSKGDKHKTKDREKSRKSKHKDRSKEEKKEKTKEIKEPSKEQPILKENSSKLKESRKDPLDFRNNISPGALKLSSVSPAAEAILGKRKEPERNGHLLDAEIRPSKFPRPASSSPLVVENGKKLEMCQTAVRFVSEKQGLGNSHGVDIKEQKINGFIKPQQKINGLITAGQKINGLIAERSHISSTKSSAVGVPAGENGEAVPKPPHPDMKYLSRILSIPKMEECLDVDDQEWLLSCNHPRSTIPSRGSPGIDGAQQVWAETLRIESADISALPYVIPY; translated from the exons ATGTCTCGCTGCTTTCCTTTTCCACCTCCAGGATATGAAAAGAAGGCCAGGGTTGATGATACAGACTTACTAAAAAAG GAGAAACACAAGGAGAAAAAGCACGGTAAAGATAAGAAAGACAATGAAAAGAGAGAGGGTAAAGAGAAAAGAGATAAAGATAGAAGTAAAGACAAACATAGAGAGAAGAAAGACCGAAAGGAGAAGCACAAAGACAAGGATAGAGATAAGGATAAGGATAAAAACCATTCTTCAGAAGAGAAGAAATTTGAAGGGCAATCAGGGTACTACAATGGAGAAAAGTGTGGGTCAGTCAACCTACAGAATAGAGAGACCGGAGATTCGGTACATGTGGAGGAATTGGCTAGAAGAATCAGAAATGAAGATAGAGCATCAGGAAGTCAAATGTTTCCAAAAGTTGTTGCTACAGATAAAAGAAGAGTTGATGTACGGGAAATGGTGGTGGAGGGAGATCAAAGAAAAGGTCTGGTGCTGGAAAGAGATCAAAGAAAAGGCGAGGTACGAGGAATGTTGGTGGAAAGAGATCAAGGAAAAGGGGAGGTACGGGGAATGGTGGTGGAGAGAGAACAAGAAAAAGGCGACGTACGGGGAATGGTGATGGAGAGAGATCAAGGAAAATGGGAGGTACGGGGAATGGTGGTGGAGAGAAGTATCAATAATCATTTCCAGGAAAAAGAGAAAGCAAGCAGTAAGAATTTGGTGGCAGCAGAGAGAATTGTCAGTAATCACTCCCAGGAAAAAGACAGTCTTAAGAATAAGACAACACTGGTGGTGGGGAGAAGTTTCAGTAACTTTGAAGAGCATAGGAAAGTCAACGGGCAAAGAAATCATGTCAACGCAACTGGTCTTGAAAAACCATTTGGTCAAAATTCCTTTGGAATGGATCAAGAGAGAGTTGAAGGAATTGTCAAATTGGTGGAGAAGAAAGATGCTGAGAAGCAGATGGAGGGGAAAGTGAAGAATGGGCAGAAGGAGTATGATAGTAAGGGTGACAAGCACAAAACTAAAGACCGAGAAAAGAGTAGAAAATCTAAGCATAAAGACCGGTCTAAGGAAGAGAAAAAGGAGAAGACAAAGGAGATAAAAGAACCAAGTAAGGAGCAGCCTATATTGAAAGAAAATTCCTCTAAACTGAAAGAGAGTAGAAAGGACCCACTAGATTTCCGGAATAACATATCACCAGGGGCATTAAAATTAAGCAGTGTAAGTCCTGCTGCCGAGGCAATTCTGGGGAAACGGAAGGAGCCTGAGAGAAATGGACATTTACTTG ATGCTGAGATTCGGCCTAGTAAGTTTCCAAGACCTGCGTCTTCCTCTCCCTTGGTGGTAGAAAATGGAAAGAAATTAGAAATGTGCCAAACTGCTGTTCGATTTGTATCTGAGAAACAAGGGCTAGGCAATAGTCACGGAGTGGATATTAAGGAACAAAAGATCAATGGTTTTATAAAACCACAACAGAAAATTAATGGCTTGATTACGGCAGGGCAGAAGATTAATGGTTTGATAGCCGAACGATCTCATATATCTTCAACAAAGTCGTCAGCTGTTGGCGTTCCAGCTGGTGAGAATGGTGAAGCAGTTCCGAAACCACCACACCCTGACATGAAGTACCTTAGTCGGATACTTTCTATACCAAAGATGGAGGAATGTCTTGATGTGGATGACCAAGAATGGCTGCTCAGCTGTAATCATCCGCGGTCAACAATACCCAGCAGGGGTTCTCCCGGGATTGATGGAGCACAGCAAGTATGGGCAGAAACACTACGGATAGAATCTGCCGATATTTCAGCGCTTCCATATGTGATTCCTTACTGA